One window of the Verrucomicrobiales bacterium genome contains the following:
- a CDS encoding VCBS repeat-containing protein — MNPLPLVRRAEADAGGGQPRFERLDPAQHGIDFRHRWAPRDQYEKDLLRTGFTGGGVCLGDFNQDGRCDVLLTRPHGGARLYRNLGDFRFEDVSPAAKLEQGDSWTTGAVFVDVNNDGWLDLFLCGFLSPNRLCLNQGDGTFREITPGSGLEQQGAHVKTVFADYDRDGDLDAFLVTNRREPRTPPAIKYLGSPGRYTVAPEHREWVGVLNLPGGEQRFVKAGQRDYLFRNDWAETGLVHFTDVTEASGIQGYYHGLDAIWWDYDQDGYPDLYVGNDFTDPDQLYRNQGNGTFLEVSAGRFSRTPWSTMACGSGDFNNDGMPDLFLADMAGTTPQRHMISMASMEAMGWFLEWADPPQYLRNTLFMNTGKDRFLEVAELAGVARSDWTWSAKVGDLDEDGLEDLFISNGFTRDYLDVDFLQAYRRTGAVETPAMWEKAPELREKNLAFRNQGHLQFANVSGAWGLDEMGISFGAALGDLDGDGDLDLVVNHFDGPPGLYRNTTTGGHRLALRLQGIKANAFGIGAEVRLETATGTQLRQLHPGNGYMSADEPMLHFGLGTNAIAQRVSIRWPSGKTQELAQVAADQLLTVFEPGEGASASLSTNPNSPAAPPAPRFQATHVFGRLRHAERSFADFDREPLLPSKLSQLGPSFVWGDVDGDGLSDLFLGGAAGQAGQWLRQRADLKFETSLALALSEDAEAEDMGSVLLDYDSDGDLDLLVVSGGNEADPQGPHFQDRLYRNEGVSADGALRWSRATNQIPVEAESGGPSCAWDFDRDGDLDLFVGGRLVPGAYPSSPRSQLLENRDGRFVAVTMERAPDLERVGMVTGAVASDFDGDGWGDLILTLDQGPVCFFRNAGGTLTDVTTSTGISALRGKWGGVAAGDVDRDGDIDIVVSNQGRNSPFSPDAAHPVVSYFGDVDGSGRSLLVMGRKVGDQVFPIRTFGAMAGVFPFLREKVPSYADYGKSSLADLLDKDRLDKAARWEVNTPDSGLFLNLGAGRFRFVPFPREIQNAPGFGIVLFHADSDALLDVFLCQNLSPVDRESGKENGGVSWLLAGSGDGTFRPVWPRESGIVLPGDARFARAVDLSGRGAVDLLVAVNHGPLECFRNLSPSPSSEISVRLRGGLGNRLALGARVQLTTVRGVREMREIYSGQESQNAGAAELRFRFDAGDEPQEIKVQWPRGAIVSQPVRSGERVLELVEP; from the coding sequence GTGAACCCGCTTCCACTCGTGCGTCGGGCCGAGGCGGACGCAGGAGGGGGACAGCCCCGGTTCGAACGCCTTGATCCGGCCCAGCATGGCATCGATTTCCGCCATCGGTGGGCGCCGCGTGATCAGTATGAAAAGGACTTATTGCGAACCGGATTCACGGGAGGGGGCGTTTGTTTGGGTGATTTCAATCAGGACGGACGTTGTGACGTCCTGCTGACCCGGCCTCACGGAGGCGCACGACTCTACCGCAACCTGGGGGATTTTCGATTCGAGGATGTTTCCCCGGCCGCGAAGCTGGAGCAGGGTGATTCCTGGACCACCGGGGCGGTGTTCGTGGATGTGAACAATGATGGTTGGCTGGATTTATTTCTCTGTGGATTCTTGTCGCCGAACCGTTTGTGCCTGAACCAAGGCGATGGCACTTTCCGGGAGATCACCCCAGGCAGCGGACTTGAGCAGCAGGGCGCCCATGTCAAAACAGTGTTTGCGGACTATGATCGGGATGGAGATCTGGATGCATTTTTGGTTACCAATCGACGGGAGCCACGCACTCCGCCGGCGATCAAGTATCTGGGCAGTCCCGGCCGCTACACCGTCGCTCCCGAGCATCGGGAATGGGTGGGGGTTCTGAATCTGCCCGGTGGGGAGCAACGCTTTGTAAAGGCGGGACAACGCGACTACCTTTTTAGAAACGACTGGGCCGAGACTGGCCTGGTTCATTTCACTGATGTCACCGAGGCCTCGGGTATTCAGGGATACTATCATGGATTGGACGCCATCTGGTGGGATTACGACCAGGATGGATATCCGGACCTCTATGTGGGGAACGATTTTACCGATCCGGATCAACTCTATCGAAATCAAGGGAACGGCACCTTCTTGGAGGTGTCCGCTGGAAGGTTCTCCCGCACGCCGTGGTCGACCATGGCCTGTGGGTCGGGAGATTTTAACAACGATGGCATGCCGGACCTGTTTCTGGCCGACATGGCCGGGACTACCCCGCAGAGGCACATGATCTCCATGGCCAGCATGGAAGCCATGGGCTGGTTCCTAGAATGGGCGGATCCCCCGCAGTATCTGAGGAACACCCTCTTTATGAATACGGGTAAAGACCGTTTTCTGGAGGTTGCGGAACTGGCGGGGGTAGCTCGTTCCGATTGGACCTGGTCCGCGAAGGTAGGGGACTTGGATGAGGACGGGCTGGAAGATTTATTCATCTCGAACGGATTCACGCGCGACTATCTGGACGTCGACTTTCTTCAAGCGTATCGCAGGACTGGCGCGGTCGAAACACCGGCCATGTGGGAAAAGGCACCTGAACTTCGGGAAAAGAACTTGGCGTTCCGGAATCAGGGTCACCTTCAATTTGCTAATGTCAGCGGCGCGTGGGGATTGGACGAAATGGGAATCAGCTTTGGAGCGGCACTAGGAGATTTGGATGGTGATGGGGATCTTGATTTGGTGGTGAACCACTTTGATGGTCCACCCGGGCTGTACCGCAACACCACGACCGGAGGGCATCGGTTGGCCCTTCGGTTGCAGGGAATCAAGGCCAATGCGTTCGGGATTGGGGCCGAGGTGCGGCTCGAGACGGCGACCGGAACTCAGCTGCGTCAACTGCATCCTGGCAACGGATACATGTCGGCGGATGAGCCGATGCTGCACTTCGGGCTGGGAACCAACGCCATTGCCCAGCGGGTGAGCATTCGTTGGCCTAGCGGGAAAACGCAGGAGCTGGCGCAGGTCGCGGCAGATCAGCTGCTCACGGTATTCGAGCCGGGGGAAGGGGCTTCCGCCTCGCTGTCCACGAACCCTAATTCTCCTGCCGCCCCACCCGCTCCGCGCTTTCAAGCCACCCATGTTTTTGGGCGATTGAGACATGCGGAGCGGAGCTTCGCCGATTTCGACCGAGAGCCGCTGCTGCCCAGCAAGCTTTCGCAACTAGGGCCAAGTTTCGTTTGGGGCGATGTGGATGGGGATGGTCTTTCGGATCTCTTCCTAGGTGGGGCCGCCGGGCAGGCTGGGCAATGGTTGCGACAGCGGGCAGACCTGAAGTTTGAAACTTCGCTTGCGCTGGCGTTGTCCGAGGATGCCGAAGCGGAGGACATGGGATCGGTGCTGCTGGACTATGACTCGGATGGAGATCTGGACCTGCTGGTGGTCAGTGGAGGCAACGAGGCCGATCCCCAAGGACCACACTTCCAGGATCGGCTTTACCGAAATGAAGGAGTTTCGGCGGACGGCGCACTGCGCTGGAGCCGTGCGACGAACCAGATTCCGGTGGAAGCAGAGAGCGGGGGCCCAAGTTGTGCGTGGGATTTTGACCGCGATGGCGATCTCGACTTGTTTGTCGGCGGCCGCTTGGTCCCTGGCGCGTACCCGAGTTCGCCTCGGAGTCAACTGTTAGAGAACCGCGATGGTCGCTTCGTCGCGGTGACGATGGAACGAGCGCCCGACCTGGAGCGAGTTGGGATGGTGACTGGCGCGGTTGCGTCAGACTTCGATGGAGACGGATGGGGCGACCTGATCCTCACCCTGGATCAAGGCCCGGTTTGCTTCTTCCGAAATGCCGGAGGAACGTTGACTGATGTCACCACTTCCACCGGTATCTCCGCCCTACGCGGCAAATGGGGTGGGGTGGCGGCGGGTGACGTGGATCGTGATGGGGATATCGACATCGTGGTTTCGAATCAGGGTCGGAATTCTCCGTTTTCACCCGATGCTGCGCATCCGGTGGTTTCGTACTTCGGTGATGTTGACGGGAGCGGTCGATCGTTGTTGGTGATGGGGAGAAAGGTGGGAGATCAGGTTTTTCCGATTCGAACATTTGGCGCCATGGCCGGCGTGTTTCCCTTTCTTCGGGAAAAAGTTCCGAGCTACGCCGACTACGGCAAATCGTCGCTGGCGGATCTGTTGGACAAAGATCGGCTGGATAAGGCTGCACGATGGGAGGTTAACACACCTGACTCGGGTTTGTTTCTGAACCTGGGGGCAGGCCGTTTTCGTTTTGTGCCCTTTCCGAGAGAAATTCAAAACGCTCCGGGCTTCGGCATCGTGCTTTTTCACGCTGACAGTGACGCGCTGCTGGATGTGTTTCTCTGTCAAAATCTTTCCCCGGTCGACCGGGAGAGCGGAAAGGAAAACGGAGGCGTGAGCTGGTTGCTTGCGGGATCGGGCGATGGGACTTTCCGTCCGGTTTGGCCTCGGGAGAGCGGCATCGTCCTCCCGGGTGACGCTCGGTTTGCGCGAGCCGTCGACCTGAGCGGGCGGGGGGCGGTTGACCTGCTGGTTGCCGTCAATCACGGGCCGTTGGAGTGCTTTCGCAATCTTTCCCCGAGCCCCTCCTCCGAGATTTCCGTTCGTTTGCGTGGCGGGTTAGGCAACCGCCTAGCCTTGGGAGCGCGCGTTCAACTGACGACCGTGCGCGGCGTTCGGGAGATGCGAGAGATTTACTCAGGGCAGGAAAGTCAGAACGCGGGAGCAGCTGAGTTGCGTTTTCGTTTCGATGCGGGAGACGAGCCGCAAGAAATCAAGGTGCAGTGGCCGCGGGGCGCAATTGTATCCCAACCGGTTCGGAGCGGAGAGCGTGTCTTGGAGTTGGTGGAGCCCTGA
- a CDS encoding FHA domain-containing protein, with protein sequence MAKLIFIDEKFKGQTYELKREKTTIGRGDQNHLIIPDTSVSIQHSMILANGPEVLLCELDSSNGTYVDGSRVNKQCQIKSGQTIRFGAATARLELASDDDFTENEEMTAVLGFRRALQKASGNPSQPTPETPATRLRSETPADAEEPTITLGQLSPPSRTPSPQSDSRAAHSTPGPVASSSKLWLGLGLVAAFTLGVVVCWLLWGKN encoded by the coding sequence ATGGCAAAACTCATTTTCATCGACGAAAAATTCAAGGGCCAAACCTACGAGCTGAAACGGGAGAAAACGACCATCGGTCGAGGGGACCAAAACCACCTGATCATTCCCGACACCTCGGTTTCCATCCAGCACAGCATGATCCTGGCCAACGGTCCAGAGGTTCTCCTCTGCGAACTCGACTCGAGCAACGGAACCTACGTCGATGGCTCCCGGGTCAATAAACAATGCCAAATCAAGTCTGGCCAAACCATCCGCTTCGGCGCGGCGACCGCCCGACTCGAACTCGCAAGCGATGATGACTTCACCGAAAATGAGGAGATGACGGCAGTGCTTGGCTTCCGTCGAGCCCTCCAAAAGGCTTCCGGCAACCCAAGCCAGCCGACGCCCGAAACGCCCGCGACCCGGCTGCGCTCCGAAACACCGGCCGATGCGGAGGAACCCACGATCACCTTGGGACAACTTAGCCCACCTTCCCGCACACCCTCGCCTCAATCCGACAGTCGAGCGGCCCACTCCACGCCGGGGCCGGTGGCGTCTAGCTCGAAGCTCTGGCTGGGACTGGGGTTGGTAGCAGCCTTCACCCTGGGAGTGGTGGTGTGCTGGCTGCTCTGGGGCAAGAACTGA
- a CDS encoding dodecin domain-containing protein, whose product MNNPVYKLIELTGTSTESMEDAVAGAIKRAHKTVKKLSWFQVVETRGNIEKGKVRHWQVTIKVGFVVDR is encoded by the coding sequence ATGAACAACCCCGTCTACAAACTCATTGAACTCACCGGCACCTCCACCGAATCCATGGAGGATGCGGTGGCAGGAGCTATCAAACGGGCTCACAAGACCGTCAAAAAGCTGTCTTGGTTTCAGGTGGTGGAGACCCGAGGCAACATCGAGAAAGGAAAAGTGCGGCATTGGCAGGTGACCATCAAGGTGGGATTTGTTGTGGACCGATGA
- a CDS encoding Ohr family peroxiredoxin, whose translation MKTLFTAQVKSKGGRSGTLEEPAGLLSLTLGNPLIEGEESRGPNPEMLFAGAYSACYHGALRNAAKTLNIPLGDSSVRTLVSLLEDDEGGYRLAVELHAHLPGIQARDAQVVMDEAHRTCPYSKALRGDTAVTLVLDTSDTLTPEAQPSHEQPRLQTH comes from the coding sequence ATGAAAACTTTATTTACAGCACAGGTAAAATCCAAGGGCGGCCGTTCGGGAACCCTCGAGGAGCCCGCCGGGCTCCTGAGTTTGACGCTGGGCAACCCGTTGATCGAAGGAGAAGAAAGCCGTGGTCCAAATCCAGAAATGCTCTTCGCCGGGGCCTACTCGGCGTGCTACCACGGGGCACTCCGCAACGCAGCCAAGACCCTGAACATTCCACTCGGCGACTCCAGCGTGCGGACGCTCGTAAGCCTGCTCGAAGACGATGAAGGGGGTTACCGTTTGGCCGTAGAATTGCACGCGCACCTCCCCGGCATTCAGGCCAGGGACGCTCAAGTCGTGATGGACGAGGCCCACCGAACCTGCCCTTACTCAAAAGCACTTCGCGGGGACACCGCCGTCACCTTGGTCTTGGACACTTCCGACACCCTGACACCTGAAGCCCAGCCATCCCATGAACAACCCCGTCTACAAACTCATTGA
- a CDS encoding stilbene synthase produces MFLTGMGTMVPSHRFSQAECWEALKNAPQYPGLTGRSHALLRRVLTGDSGIDTRHTVIGDWAEAFLLTPDSLHGRFQDHAPGLAVKAARRAMAAAQVAAADLDAILISTCTGYLCPGLTSYVSELLGLRSDVIALDLVGQGCGAALPNLRTADALLAAGRAKHVLTICVEVCSAALYLDDDPGVLISACLFGDGAAAVVCSAQPSAHARRVEWKAAETHASPGDRDALRFETRQGMLRNILSREVPVLAARCVDGLFSKMLNDYPLSRADVTGWVLHAGGREVLGAMQTCLGLSEEDLRRSAAVLRDVGNVSSPFVLFVLERALVEKAPGGWWWMSSFGAGFSCHGALLKVD; encoded by the coding sequence ATGTTCCTAACCGGGATGGGGACGATGGTGCCGTCTCACCGATTTTCGCAGGCTGAATGTTGGGAAGCGTTGAAGAACGCTCCCCAGTATCCCGGGCTTACAGGCCGCTCGCATGCCTTACTGCGGAGGGTTCTGACGGGCGACAGCGGGATCGATACTCGCCACACGGTGATCGGAGATTGGGCTGAGGCGTTTCTGCTAACCCCGGACTCTCTTCACGGCCGTTTTCAGGATCATGCTCCGGGGTTGGCGGTGAAAGCCGCCCGTCGTGCGATGGCCGCCGCGCAGGTAGCCGCCGCCGATCTCGACGCCATCCTAATCAGCACTTGCACGGGGTATTTGTGTCCGGGGCTCACCAGCTATGTGTCTGAGCTGCTCGGGCTGCGTTCCGACGTGATCGCCCTCGATTTGGTGGGGCAGGGCTGCGGGGCAGCCTTGCCGAACCTGCGGACGGCGGACGCCCTGTTGGCGGCTGGCCGCGCCAAACACGTCCTGACCATTTGTGTTGAGGTTTGTAGTGCCGCCTTATACCTCGATGATGACCCGGGCGTGCTGATCAGCGCGTGTTTGTTTGGCGACGGGGCGGCGGCTGTGGTCTGCTCGGCTCAGCCGTCTGCGCATGCCCGGCGGGTAGAGTGGAAGGCCGCGGAGACCCACGCGAGTCCAGGTGATCGTGATGCTCTCCGGTTCGAGACCCGACAGGGGATGCTGCGGAACATTTTGTCCAGGGAGGTGCCGGTGCTGGCGGCTAGGTGCGTGGACGGCCTCTTTAGCAAGATGCTCAACGACTATCCGCTCAGCCGCGCAGACGTCACCGGATGGGTTCTCCATGCCGGCGGACGGGAAGTTCTAGGTGCGATGCAAACCTGCTTGGGGCTGAGTGAGGAAGATCTCAGGCGCAGCGCGGCAGTGCTGCGGGATGTAGGGAACGTCAGCAGCCCGTTTGTGTTGTTCGTTTTGGAGCGCGCATTGGTCGAGAAGGCCCCGGGGGGATGGTGGTGGATGTCTTCCTTTGGTGCGGGGTTCAGCTGCCATGGAGCTCTTCTCAAAGTAGATTGA